In the Pogoniulus pusillus isolate bPogPus1 chromosome 4, bPogPus1.pri, whole genome shotgun sequence genome, one interval contains:
- the LRRN3 gene encoding leucine-rich repeat neuronal protein 3 has product MKDMQLKIDFLLCLVMTALVLAVEKKADCPESCICEIRPWFTPKSVYMEAPTVDCNDLGLFHFPDRLPADTQVLLLQTNNIAKIEHSVTLPVNLTGLDLSQNNLSTVASINLKKIPQLLSVYLEENKLTELPEECLSGLHNLQELYVNHNLLSVIAPGAFVGLKNLLRLHLNSNGLQTINRKWFEATPNLEILMIGENPIIRIEDMNFKPLINLRSLVLAGINLTEIPDNALVGLDKLESISFYDNRFVRVPHIALQKARNLKFLDLNKNPINRIRQGDFSNMLHLKELGINNMPELISIDSLAVDNLPDLRKIEATNNPRLSYIHPNAFYRLPKLESLMLNSNALSALYRNTIESLPNLKEVSIHSNPIRCDCVIRWINMNKTNIRFMEPESLFCVDPPEFQGQNVRQIHFREMMEICLPLIAPESFPSTLDLKNGSHISLHCRATAEPEPEIYWITPSGHKLLPNTLSNKYYIHSEGTLDIRDVTQKDSGLYTCIATNLVGADLKSVMIKVDGSFPQDSSGSLTIKVKDIKSNSVLVSWKASSKLVKSSVRWTVFLNAENSQAAQSARVPSDIKVYNLTHLNPSTEYKICLDIPTVYSQNKKQCVNVTTKGLDLAVKGYEKSNMIGFLACIGVLLGIISMIYLYSCISREVSYDTGHSYLKNHLKKQSFSHSELYPPLISLWDVGKEKSTTMEVKATVIGVPTNMS; this is encoded by the coding sequence ATGAAGGACATGCAACTCAAAATTGACTTTCTACTTTGCCTAGTTATGACTGCATTAGTACTAGCTGtagaaaaaaaagcagattgcccagagtcATGTATATGCGAGATCAGACCATGGTTCACCCCCAAGTCTGTGTATATGGAGGCTCCAACAGTGGACTGTAATGATTTAGGCCTTTTTCATTTTCCAGACAGACTGCCTGCTGACACACAAGTTCTACTCCTACAGACTAATAATATTGCAAAAATTGAACATTCAGTAACCCTCCCAGTGAATTTAACTGGTCTAGACTTATCTCAGAACAATTTATCCACAGTTGCCAGTATCAATCTTAAAAAAATACCACAGTTGCTTTCGGTGTACCTTGAAGAAAACAAACTTACTGAGCTCCCTGAAGAATGTCTCTCTGGACTCCACAATTTACAGGAGCTTTATGTTAATCATAATCTGCTTTCTGTGATTGCACCGGGAGCTTTCGTAGGCCTCAAAAACCTTCTCAGACTTCATCTCAATTCAAATGGTCTGCAAACGATCAACAGGAAGTGGTTTGAAGCTACTCCTAATCTTGAAATTCTCATGATTGGAGAAAACCCAATAATCAGGATTGAAGATATGAACTTTAAGCCTCTTATCAATCTGCGCAGCCTAGTTTTAGCAGGCATAAATCTCACTGAAATACCAGATAATGCTTTGGTTGGCCTTGACAAATTAGAAAGCATATCATTTTATGACAACAGATTTGTCAGAGTACCCCACATCGCTCTTCAAAAGGCTAGAAATCTTAAATTTCTGGATCTAAACAAGAATCCCATTAACAGGATACGACAAGGAGATTTTAGCAATATGCTGCACCTAAAAGAATTAGGAATTAATAACATGCCAGAATTGATTTCTATAGATAGCCTTGCTGTTGATAATTTGCCAGATTTAAGAAAAATAGAGGCTACCAATAACCCCAGATTGTCGTACATTCATCCAAATGCATTCTACAGACTTCCCAAGCTGGAATCGCTCATGCTCAACAGCAATGCACTGAGTGCCCTGTACCGCAATACAATCGAATCCTTGCCTAACCTCAAAGAAGTGAGCATACACAGCAATCCCATTAGATGTGACTGTGTCATCCGCTGGATTAACATGAATAAAACAAACATTCGCTTCATGGAGCCAGAGTCTCTGTTCTGTGTGGACCCTCCTGAATTCCAAGGCCAGAATGTGCGACAGATACACTTCCGGGAAATGATGGAAATCTGTCTCCCTCTGATAGCTCCTGAAAGTTTTCCATCCACTCTGGATTTAAAGAATGGCAGCCATATTTCCTTACATTGCAGAGCAACAGCAGAACCAGAACCTGAAATCTACTGGATAACACCGTCAGGACACAAACTTTTGCCTAATACTCTTTCTAATAAGTACTACATTCATTCCGAAGGAACATTAGACATACGTGATGTAACACAAAAGGACAGTGGCTTGTACACATGTATAGCAACAAACTTAGTTGGGGCAGACCTCAAGTCAGTCATGATTAAAGTGGATGGCTCTTTTCCTCAGGACAGCAGTGGATCTTTGACTATTAAAGTAAAAGATATAAAATCTAACTCTGTTTTGGTTTCCTGGAAAGCAAGCTCTAAACTTGTGAAGTCTAGTGTTAGGTGGACAGTCTTTCTGAACGCCGAAAACtctcaggctgcacagagcgCTCGAGTACCATCTGATATAAAGGTATATAATCTTACACATCTCAATCCATCAACTGAATACAAAATTTGCCTAGATATTCCCACAGTCTATTCACAGAATAAAAAACAATGTGTCAATGTGACCACAAAAGGACTGGACTTGGCAGTGAAAGGCTATGAAAAAAGCAACATGATAGGATTCCTTGCCTGCATCGGTGTTCTTCTGGGAATCATCTCCATGATATATCTCTACAGCTGCATCTCACGAGAGGTGAGCTATGATACTGGACATAGCTATCTAAAGAATCACTTGAAGAAACAGTCCTTTTCACACAGTGAGCTTTATCCTCCTCTAATCAGTCTTTGGGAtgtaggaaaagaaaagagcacaACAATGGAAGTAAAAGCAACTGTAATAGGTGTACCAACAAATATGTCATAA